One window from the genome of Nicotiana tomentosiformis chromosome 5, ASM39032v3, whole genome shotgun sequence encodes:
- the LOC138892436 gene encoding uncharacterized protein — translation MELVIEVRRVNNRLMSIKIIVRGFSVNVISAYAPQVGLDQEVKKQFWEDLDEVVRSIPHTEKLFIGRDLNGHIGASARGNNDVHRGFGFGDRNQGGSALLEFSRAFDLECDKGMCTDCKVIPSENLTTQHRLLVMDLEIKRSRRKGAVCRQPKIKWGNLTKDKAQELGEKLLAMRV, via the exons ATGGAGCTCGTGATCGAGGTTAGGAGGGTAAATAATAGGTTGATGAGTATTAAGATTATAGTTAGAGGGTTTTCTGTAAATGTGATTAGTGCATACGCTCCTCAGGTAGGTTTGGACCAGGAGGTCAAGAAGCAATTCTGGGAGGACTTGGATGAGGTGGTGCGTAGTATCCCGCACACCGAGAAGTTGTTCATTGGCAGGGATTTAAATGGCCATATTGGGGCTAGTGCTAGGGGTAATAATGATGTGCACCGTGGGTTTGGTTTTGGGGATAGGAATCAGGGAGGTAGTGCACTGTTGGAGTTTTCTAGAGCTTTTGATTTG GAATGCGATAAAGGTATGTGCACTGATTGCAAGGTTATCCCAAGTGAGAACCTCACGACCCAGCATAGGCTCCTAGTTATGGACCTGGAGATCAAGAGGAGTAGGAGGAAAGGGGCGGTGTGCAGGCAACCTAAGATCAAGTGGGGTAACTTGACCAAGGACAAAGCTCAGGAGTTGGGGGAGAAGTTGCTGGCTATGAGGGTCTAG